The DNA region GGCTGCTCCGGGTCCAGTTTACTCACCATGATGGAGAAGACTAAAGCCACGATGTTGATGGGGTACGCGGGGCAAAAACACGAGACGATGGAGAGCCACAGGTAGTTCCTGGGCATGGGCGCGTCCTCCTCGGTCTTCTCATCCTCAGTGTTGGTCTCAGGACTGCTGTCCAAAGCCCTCTTGAAGTCCGAGCTGGGAGCGTACTGAGACATGGGCGAGGCGGCCGGTGCAGGGAGGCGGAGGACTGCCCAGTCGGCGCGGTCTGGGACTCTGCCCTCAGGCTCCTGGCGAGTCTCTGAAAAGCCAGTGGCGCGGGACTCCAGGGAGACGTAACCTcacccctccagctccctcccgtTGAACCCGCTTGGGCTCAGGGACTTGGGCCAAGAGCCTCCGcacaagagggagggagggagcgagggagtgggggaggcagcagggaggagagagggagccagCCAGCCTAAGAAACAGGGGAAAGGCACTCCTTGACGACACACCCAGAGACCATCAGGCAGACGCACAGACTCACACTGAAGAGCCCAGGATAAAACGAGGCTTAGGGAAGGGAAATCGAAGGccctttaaagttgcaaactagcCGATGACATACAAGTTGAAATGACCAGCTCATCCTTTTAAGCAGCTGAATTTGAATACATTCAGTGTTACAGAGGTGAACCAACTCCATCCAGTTGGCCACCCAACTCTACCTAGGTGGCAACAGACTTACTACTTCCTCTTCATTCAACAATTTGCCTCGCCTGCCTTCATCCTTCTTCTAAGACTCTGAACACTGAACCTCAGTAATTTCTCTCCTCCAACAGGTGGGCAAGCAGCAAGGAGCTTAGCTTTGGGCCAACCTTTCACACACCGCACAAGAGGCCTCTGGAGACAGTCAGGGCTGGCCCCGGTACCCTCCACTTTTTCCCAAACACGGAAACAAGAAATCCTTCTCCTCCGCACTTTTCCACCTATAGGAGAGAAGCAGGTAGATCTAACTAGTGTAGACAACCCAGGTGGATAactgggatggggaggagaaagagagagagagagatccactTTGGGAACTGGGATGAGGATAGCAACTGCATCTGTATCTGAGCAATTCATGAAAGACGGCGTGGGCTGGGGCTCCAAACCCAGGCAAAGCTGGGAAATTGCCACATCTGAGTTGAATGACCTCAGGAAATTCCCTTCACCCTTGCTGAGCTCCAATTTCTTCATccacaaaaaaagtgaaattataagGGTGCCTGCCTCATAGGGATGCTGGGAAGACTATGAGATTGCATGTTAAGCCAGGTGAttctaagtgctcaataaatgcttgctatTATGAGGACAATATTTTCCCCCCAAGGTAGTCATCATACAGTATCTCAGACCCAATATCCAGGGTTGCAAATATTTCACCCAAAATCCAGAGTCTGAGCTGGAGGAccacagagaaatacaaataattttagtATGCAATTCTCCAAAACAATTGCTCacatgatcatgtggagaaatgAGATGAGATGAAGGATTAATCATCTGCTTGGCTTTCCCAGAACATGAATTGATTATCTGAGATGATCTCACTCACCTCATGGGGCCATACTGACTTCGTAATCTACCTCCCTCATTGGGCAGCAAACTCCCTGAGAGAGGAAACCGTGCTGCTCACCTTTGTGTCAGCACTTGACAGAATACCTGGCATTGTGCTTGGCATAGCTTGCTGGGTgaacataaaaagatgaaatagagCCTTCTCCACTATGTCTTCTCCCTCATTCCTCAAGCAGGAATAAACCAAAGGATTAGATTCATCTCCTGAGTTCTCAACTAATGCTTCGACTTGGCTGCCCCCTCAGACTGTCACATGACTGCTCCTGATTTCTCAGCTGTCAActgaaatgtcacttcctcagagagagCTTCTCTTTAGATTTCATTAGTGTATGTCCCCATAATTATTATGTATTTGACCAGTTTTTGTGATATGTATCACTATTGTAATTTATTTGCTTGCTCTTTCGCTGTCTTTCTTGAGACTCTAAGCTCTGTAACCTGTTCAGGGCTGTATCTCCAGGACTTAGAATCGTCCTGGCACAACTAGGAATGCCAGAAATAGTTCTTGAATGAATGGATCAGAATTTTACCTGCAAGTATTGACAAATGATTCCCAGATCTTGACCAAGACCTACTTGAGTTAGAATTTCCCAGGAAGGAActtcagaaatctgtatttttaatgcctgagaaatctgtatttttagaaCACTCTCCAGTGATTTTGATGTAACTGAATGTTTTCTCAAATCCCACTACCATCTCTAATTCTCAGGATGTAGGTCTGGATCTTTCCTCTGAGAGTCCCCTCTGGTGCCTTAAACTCAGCATGTCAAAGGTGAACGTGTCCTCCCCCAGAACCTGTTTCTTGGCTCGGTCCTTGGCTAATGGGTCCTGCCACCTCTCTAACCGTCTCTCCAACCAGTTTTCTCCCTTCACTAAGTCCAGTTACAGAggccttttcccccttttctcaagTAATACACCTAGGCTTTTCCTATCCCAAGGCCGTGTACCcgctcttccttcttcctgaaatgcttccctttctctcttcacctGTTGACTCCTCATTTTTCAGGACCCATCACCTCATATATTATTACCTCCTGAGTCCTTCCCTGACCATCATATCCAAGGCAGGCTTCcatcttctttttctccatcttattatcctgtttatttcctttgtcaCAGTTATCACAAGCAGAAATTGTCtcgtttatttatttgtttactatttACTGTCTGTCCTGTCCCGACAACTAGAAGGTAAACTCACAAGAGCAGAGATACGTATTTTTGTTTAGTTCACTGTGGTGTTCCCTGGGCCCAGTTCCTGGTCTTTAGTAGGCGCCCAATAGACTCAATAAATTGTGCATTTAGTCATTCAAGTTAGGAACCTGAGggccttgttttctctttccttcagcctCTAAGTGGACAATTCATCAAACCCTACTGATTCCATCTTAAACGTGACTCTCCATtccaccctcctttccccatccccaCGGCCAGTATCTGAGCTGCAGCTTTCACCAATAGCGAAAAGGCTCTGACGGGGGCTGTGTGAGCCGTACTTGTGATCTCAGCCTGGTGAACTTAGCTGGTGTGACTAAGCCCAAGGATTGGGTGCCAAATGGAA from Camelus ferus isolate YT-003-E chromosome 32, BCGSAC_Cfer_1.0, whole genome shotgun sequence includes:
- the TMEM233 gene encoding transmembrane protein 233 isoform X2, with amino-acid sequence MSQYAPSSDFKRALDSSPETNTEDEKTEEDAPMPRNYLWLSIVSCFCPAYPINIVALVFSIMDVCHHQLFLCVPQSLNSYNDGDIEGARRLGRNAKWVAVASIIIGLLIIAISCAVHFTRNA
- the TMEM233 gene encoding transmembrane protein 233 isoform X3; its protein translation is MSQYAPSSDFKRALDSSPETNTEDEKTEEDAPMPRNYLWLSIVSCFCPAYPINIVALVFSIMSLNSYNDGDIEGARRLGRNAKWVAVASIIIGLLIIAISCAVHFTRNA